Proteins from one Mesoplasma sp. JKS002658 genomic window:
- a CDS encoding dephospho-CoA kinase, producing the protein MIIGIYGNIGSGKTTLAKYLAKKYHFVYLSLDELAHNVIIENQALKTELLNLKDQQIVDLFDENQNFDFQKLANYIFLDKKKNHLISSIIWKYLKIMTDEIILVLKSEKVNLLIEGAVLPSANLTGIDSYLYLANPKMMSKWSKNRWKKTISQERNRSLKELNSVIKIQNEYNLHHQIDYFLVNNPRTMKTNDLFIKGDELIAKLLQEQDK; encoded by the coding sequence ATGATTATTGGTATTTATGGCAATATTGGTTCAGGAAAAACTACTTTAGCAAAATATTTAGCTAAAAAATATCACTTTGTTTATTTAAGCTTAGATGAATTAGCTCATAATGTGATTATAGAAAATCAAGCCTTAAAAACTGAGTTACTTAATTTGAAAGATCAACAAATTGTTGATCTTTTTGATGAGAATCAAAACTTTGATTTTCAAAAATTAGCTAACTACATTTTTTTAGATAAAAAGAAAAATCACCTCATTTCTTCAATTATTTGAAAATACTTAAAAATCATGACTGATGAAATTATTCTTGTTTTGAAATCAGAAAAAGTTAACTTGTTAATTGAAGGGGCAGTTCTGCCATCAGCTAATCTAACTGGAATCGATAGTTACCTTTATTTAGCTAATCCAAAAATGATGAGTAAATGATCAAAAAATCGATGAAAAAAAACTATTAGTCAAGAAAGAAATCGCTCATTGAAAGAACTTAATTCGGTGATTAAAATTCAAAATGAATATAATCTTCACCACCAGATCGACTATTTTTTAGTTAACAATCCTCGAACAATGAAAACAAATGATCTCTTTATTAAAGGTGATGAATTAATAGCAAAACTCCTTCAAGAACAGGATAAATAA
- the holA gene encoding DNA polymerase III subunit delta: MYLVYSADHFLLKNQVEKIIKKHTLESEVQVYSWIDDNLNRIYENVNTVALFAQHKTIIINDCLFLTNQTLDEKKYPNKSQKELMLKILASKNDQTTIIFSVQTDEISTKTKIAQKFANECRVIEVPLLDSAHLQAYVNQRLQAKKKKITEQHIKYFLTIIPNDLVAINHEIEKLSALSTPIIDQNTIDQNISKYREVNIFNLAEAFINNQTKAFIVQLRDYFELNNDCVSLIYLLASELVFTRDCFLLKQRQKSSQTIATLLNAHPYRIKMTFKKYKHLDIDTLNDKILVLYDLNSLLVQGSIDPTIIAKLELIKVIEREN; the protein is encoded by the coding sequence ATGTATTTAGTTTATAGCGCCGATCACTTTTTATTAAAAAACCAAGTTGAAAAAATTATTAAGAAGCATACTTTGGAATCAGAAGTTCAAGTTTACTCATGAATTGATGATAATTTGAATAGAATTTATGAAAATGTGAATACTGTTGCTTTGTTTGCTCAACATAAAACTATTATTATTAATGATTGTTTATTTTTGACTAACCAGACTTTGGATGAAAAAAAGTATCCAAATAAGAGTCAAAAGGAACTTATGCTAAAGATTTTAGCAAGTAAAAATGACCAAACAACTATTATTTTTAGTGTCCAAACTGATGAGATTTCAACCAAAACTAAAATTGCCCAAAAATTTGCTAATGAGTGTCGAGTTATTGAAGTACCTTTACTTGATAGTGCTCATTTGCAAGCTTATGTTAATCAACGTCTGCAAGCTAAAAAGAAAAAAATCACTGAACAACACATAAAATATTTTTTAACCATCATTCCCAATGATTTGGTGGCAATTAATCATGAAATTGAAAAACTCTCAGCTTTGTCAACACCAATAATTGATCAAAATACAATCGATCAGAATATCAGTAAATATCGCGAGGTAAATATATTCAACCTTGCTGAAGCATTTATCAATAACCAGACTAAAGCATTTATTGTTCAACTTCGTGATTATTTTGAACTCAACAATGATTGTGTGAGTTTGATTTATTTATTAGCAAGTGAACTAGTTTTTACGCGAGACTGTTTTTTACTTAAACAGCGACAAAAAAGTTCTCAAACAATTGCCACACTTTTAAATGCCCATCCTTATCGAATAAAAATGACTTTTAAGAAGTATAAACACTTAGATATTGATACATTAAATGATAAAATATTAGTGCTTTACGACTTAAATAGTTTATTAGTTCAAGGGAGCATTGACCCAACAATTATTGCCAAACTAGAGTTAATTAAAGTTATAGAAAGAGAAAATTAA
- a CDS encoding peroxiredoxin: MENRVLKSLDVKKLSGSKGLIIFFYPKAGTSGCSLEVAAYNKHLKEFQDLGYNVVGISNDDEKANDDFSCEKDLAYPLISDLTREITNQFKVIGEKQSGIIRSTFVVDSDGKILVEMRNVEPTKHIEELLQKLAK, translated from the coding sequence GTGGAAAATAGGGTCTTAAAAAGTTTAGATGTGAAAAAGTTGAGTGGAAGTAAAGGTTTAATTATTTTCTTTTATCCAAAAGCAGGAACTAGTGGTTGCTCTTTGGAAGTAGCTGCTTATAACAAACATTTAAAAGAATTCCAAGATTTGGGATATAACGTTGTGGGAATCAGTAATGATGATGAAAAAGCTAATGACGACTTTTCTTGTGAAAAAGATTTAGCTTATCCTTTGATTTCTGACTTAACTAGAGAAATTACCAATCAATTTAAAGTGATTGGTGAAAAACAGAGCGGAATTATTCGTAGTACATTTGTAGTTGATTCAGACGGAAAAATCTTAGTTGAGATGCGTAATGTAGAACCAACCAAACATATTGAGGAATTGCTTCAAAAATTAGCTAAATAA